Proteins from one Doryrhamphus excisus isolate RoL2022-K1 chromosome 19, RoL_Dexc_1.0, whole genome shotgun sequence genomic window:
- the rab32a gene encoding ras-related protein Rab-32a has protein sequence MAGGSVSECKEYLFKVLVIGELGVGKTSIIKRYVHQLFSQHYRATIGVDFALKVINWDSKTLVRLQLWDIAGQERFGNMTRVYYKEAVGALVVFDVTRGSTFEAVSKWKHDLDSKVKLANGSPIPSVLLANKCDQKKEGSNNTSLMDNFCKETGFLGWFETSAKDNINVDEAARFLVENILANDKGLPYEESNGDRIKLDQETVVADSKPGCC, from the exons ATGGCCGGAGGTTCGGTATCGGAGTGCAAGGAGTACTTGTTCAAGGTTCTGGTGATCGGCGAACTGGGCGTGGGGAAGACCAGCATCATCAAGCGTTACGTGCACCAGCTTTTCTCCCAACACTACCGCGCCACCATCGGCGTCGACTTCGCCCTCAAAGTCATCAACTGGGACAGCAAAACGCTGGTTCGCTTGCAACTGTGGGACATCGCGG GTCAGGAGCGCTTCGGGAACATGACGAGGGTCTACTACAAGGAGGCCGTGGGGGCGTTGGTGGTGTTTGACGTGACGAGGGGCTCCACGTTCGAGGCCGTGTCCAAGTGGAAGCACGACCTGGACAGCAAGGTGAAGCTGGCCAACGGCAGCCCCATCCCATCCGTGTTGCTGGCCAACAAGTGCGACCAGAAGAAGGAAGGCTCCAACAACACGTCCCTAATGGACAATTTCTGCAAAGAGACCGGCTTCCTGGGATGGTTTGAAACCTCGGCCAAG GACAACATCAACGTGGATGAGGCGGCACGATTCCTGGTGGAGAACATCTTGGCCAACGACAAGGGCTTGCCCTACGAGGAGAGCAACGGAGACCGCATCAAACTGGACCAGGAGACGGTGGTGGCTGATAGCAAACCTGGCTGCTGCTAA